The Cohnella abietis genome has a segment encoding these proteins:
- a CDS encoding glycoside hydrolase family 88 protein → MKNKVETVKRAMLGMQRQSWEQGVAAQALIESGYTEDAILLAHDAVVRQDESGRLGVTGDEKAVTDAASNGEPVLFAWQQTGDQQYKLAADKMANYLLHIAPRTENGALSHVNHLSQVWVDSFYMAPPFLAVAGHPEEAVAQVERFRELLLIKEKGMHGHIWNDGEKRFDRADCWGVGNGWAAAGLVRVIRTLPESMNADKERFIGYLRDLLDSCLRYQREDGLFHDVLDRPDTFVETNAAQMFAYSIYSAVKAGWLDASYLSSADRMRKAVQDKVDDYGFVRGVCGSPMFDRSGTATEGQAFYLLMEAVAH, encoded by the coding sequence ATGAAAAATAAAGTTGAAACTGTAAAACGTGCTATGTTGGGGATGCAGAGGCAATCTTGGGAGCAAGGAGTTGCTGCCCAGGCTTTAATAGAAAGCGGATACACGGAGGATGCGATCTTGTTGGCGCATGATGCCGTAGTTCGTCAGGATGAATCTGGTCGCCTTGGCGTTACGGGTGATGAGAAAGCGGTTACGGATGCTGCTTCGAATGGAGAGCCTGTACTCTTCGCTTGGCAGCAAACGGGAGATCAGCAATACAAGCTCGCTGCCGACAAAATGGCAAATTATTTGCTTCATATCGCTCCGCGAACGGAGAACGGAGCATTGTCACATGTGAATCATCTTAGTCAGGTTTGGGTAGATTCTTTTTACATGGCACCGCCGTTTTTAGCAGTAGCTGGGCATCCTGAAGAAGCAGTTGCACAAGTTGAACGATTCCGCGAGCTATTGTTGATTAAAGAGAAGGGTATGCACGGACATATCTGGAACGATGGTGAAAAACGATTTGACCGAGCAGATTGCTGGGGAGTAGGAAATGGATGGGCTGCAGCTGGTTTAGTAAGAGTGATTCGCACTCTTCCTGAGTCAATGAACGCAGATAAGGAACGCTTTATCGGCTATCTGCGCGATCTACTGGATTCCTGCTTGCGTTATCAGCGAGAGGATGGACTGTTTCACGATGTTCTTGACCGCCCGGATACATTCGTTGAGACGAATGCTGCGCAAATGTTCGCTTATTCGATCTATTCAGCAGTTAAAGCAGGCTGGTTGGATGCAAGCTATTTGAGCAGTGCGGATCGAATGAGAAAAGCGGTGCAGGATAAAGTTGATGATTATGGATTCGTTAGAGGTGTATGTGGATCACCGATGTTTGATAGATCTGGAACGGCAACGGAAGGTCAGGCCTTTTACTTGCTGATGGAAGCGGTTGCTCATTAA
- a CDS encoding PfkB family carbohydrate kinase: MSPEILCLGELLIDFVSVDADKSLADSSGFAKAPGGAPANVAAGLSRLGRKSGFIGKVGRDPFGEYLKQVLEDVGIDVSGMSFDEEARTTLSFVANRSDGVRDCMFYRNPGADMRLTPEDLDESMFANAKVFHFGSISLGCEPVRTATMQALEWAKRHGLLVSYDPNLRLSLWNDEELAKQEIRAAFRYADVVKISEEEMEFVTGAHTLEESASYILNQGPKLVVITKGGDGCFYTDGHTSGSFEGHQMNVVETTGAGDAFVAGLLTRLLERRDRLGRFELAVDEETIAAIKFANAAGALATTRVGAIPAMPTPDEVQTLLGEEIVR, translated from the coding sequence ATGAGCCCTGAAATTCTTTGTTTGGGAGAATTACTAATCGATTTCGTATCGGTTGATGCAGATAAGTCTTTAGCTGATTCCAGCGGATTTGCCAAAGCGCCAGGCGGCGCGCCTGCCAATGTAGCGGCTGGGCTATCGAGGCTGGGAAGAAAATCCGGTTTTATCGGCAAGGTTGGAAGAGACCCGTTCGGTGAATACTTAAAGCAAGTGCTAGAGGATGTTGGAATTGACGTCAGTGGTATGAGCTTCGATGAAGAGGCTCGCACAACGCTATCCTTCGTAGCTAACCGTTCTGATGGAGTAAGAGATTGCATGTTCTACAGAAATCCCGGCGCTGATATGAGGCTTACTCCGGAGGATTTGGATGAATCCATGTTTGCCAACGCAAAGGTATTTCATTTTGGCTCAATTAGTCTCGGATGTGAGCCAGTTCGCACCGCGACAATGCAAGCGCTTGAGTGGGCTAAACGTCATGGTTTGTTAGTGTCTTACGATCCTAATCTTAGACTGAGCCTGTGGAATGATGAAGAACTAGCAAAGCAGGAAATTCGAGCAGCATTCCGCTACGCCGATGTTGTGAAGATAAGCGAGGAAGAGATGGAATTCGTCACAGGAGCCCATACTCTCGAAGAAAGCGCTTCCTATATATTGAATCAAGGTCCGAAGCTAGTCGTTATTACTAAGGGCGGAGACGGTTGCTTCTATACAGATGGACATACTAGCGGTAGCTTTGAAGGACATCAGATGAATGTAGTAGAAACGACAGGAGCAGGAGACGCTTTTGTTGCGGGACTACTTACACGATTGTTGGAGCGAAGAGATCGCCTAGGTCGATTCGAGCTAGCAGTAGATGAGGAAACGATTGCAGCAATCAAGTTTGCCAACGCGGCCGGCGCACTAGCAACTACACGAGTCGGAGCGATTCCTGCTATGCCGACGCCTGATGAGGTGCAGACGCTACTTGGAGAGGAGATCGTACGATGA
- a CDS encoding sugar phosphate isomerase/epimerase family protein: protein MRLGGYVKSAFDGPEQWANEVLRHGYRATPCPIDYKADDATVTAYKEIAQRSDIVISEVGAWGNPISPDASLRATAIEFAQKQLELADRIEARVCVNITGSKSAQWDGPHSDNFTDDTFALIVDSIREIIDAVKPTRTFYALETMPWAFPDSADSYLQLLSAVDRPQLAVHFDPVNMISSPRVLYRNGHMIRDFIAKLGPHIRNCHAKDISIGSKLTVHLEETLPGTGQLDYVTFLTELSRLDPDLPLLIEHLDREEDYLQAFSYIKGTAVELGIPC, encoded by the coding sequence ATGAGACTTGGAGGTTATGTCAAATCGGCTTTCGACGGACCTGAGCAATGGGCGAACGAGGTTCTCCGTCACGGTTACCGGGCAACACCATGTCCCATTGATTATAAGGCAGACGATGCAACGGTTACAGCCTATAAAGAAATAGCACAACGCTCCGACATCGTAATCTCTGAGGTGGGAGCGTGGGGTAACCCGATCAGTCCAGATGCTTCCTTACGCGCTACTGCGATCGAGTTTGCACAGAAGCAGCTGGAGCTGGCTGATCGGATAGAAGCCCGAGTATGTGTCAATATTACTGGCTCCAAAAGCGCGCAGTGGGATGGACCACACTCAGATAACTTTACGGACGATACATTCGCACTCATTGTCGATTCTATTAGAGAGATTATTGATGCTGTGAAGCCTACTCGCACATTTTATGCTTTGGAAACGATGCCTTGGGCATTTCCAGATTCGGCGGATTCTTATTTACAGCTTCTGAGTGCCGTTGATCGGCCCCAGCTTGCCGTTCACTTTGATCCCGTCAATATGATTAGCTCACCACGTGTTCTTTATCGTAATGGACATATGATTCGGGATTTTATCGCTAAGCTCGGGCCTCATATTCGGAATTGCCATGCTAAGGATATCTCAATAGGTAGTAAGCTGACGGTTCATTTAGAGGAAACATTACCTGGGACGGGGCAGCTTGATTATGTCACCTTTTTAACTGAGCTGAGTCGACTTGATCCTGATCTTCCACTGCTTATAGAGCATCTGGACCGAGAGGAAGATTATTTACAGGCGTTCTCTTACATTAAAGGAACTGCTGTGGAGCTTGGAATACCTTGCTGA
- a CDS encoding Gfo/Idh/MocA family protein: MTNGENIRLGFVGAGTMGLLHMETFGRITGVEMKAVADVSAIRAQAAATDYGLERAYTDSLELIEAPDIDAIVISVPNAFHAELACSALRAGKHVLLEKPMAMNAEEARQVLHAEKESGKTLMIGHQMRWKWPFPEVKRQIAEGKLGQIYYVKTGWLRRKGIPGWGSAYTSQAMMGGGSAVDIGVHMLDIALYLCSSSKPVGVYGASFGEIGKQRKGMGTWGIPNLAGKFDVDDLAVAMIRMEDGAVIHLEVSWAAFTDGEENGPYVHLMGNQGGVSIRDSGSHWMTECFDDSVDIPVAGAEERGDERLNLAEHFLHCVRTGSTPITDGRSGFVNQTIIDALYLSSKTGKEVQLEL, from the coding sequence ATGACAAACGGCGAGAACATAAGACTTGGATTCGTTGGAGCGGGAACGATGGGATTACTCCATATGGAAACGTTCGGACGAATTACTGGTGTAGAAATGAAAGCGGTAGCAGACGTGTCAGCCATTCGTGCACAGGCAGCAGCAACTGATTATGGTTTGGAGAGAGCGTATACAGATAGTTTAGAGCTCATTGAGGCTCCGGATATAGATGCCATAGTCATTAGTGTACCGAACGCTTTCCATGCAGAGCTTGCTTGCTCTGCTCTCCGTGCCGGTAAACACGTGCTTCTTGAAAAACCGATGGCTATGAATGCAGAAGAAGCTCGTCAAGTTCTTCATGCGGAGAAAGAGTCTGGCAAGACACTCATGATCGGGCATCAAATGCGCTGGAAATGGCCATTCCCGGAGGTGAAGCGTCAGATTGCTGAAGGTAAGCTCGGTCAGATTTACTACGTGAAGACGGGCTGGCTGCGGCGAAAAGGAATTCCTGGTTGGGGATCTGCTTATACCTCACAGGCAATGATGGGCGGAGGAAGCGCAGTTGATATTGGTGTTCATATGCTTGATATAGCCCTTTATCTATGTAGCTCAAGTAAGCCAGTCGGCGTGTATGGCGCATCTTTCGGTGAGATCGGCAAGCAGCGTAAAGGAATGGGAACGTGGGGAATTCCGAATCTTGCAGGAAAATTCGACGTAGACGATTTGGCTGTGGCGATGATTCGAATGGAAGACGGTGCGGTGATTCATCTAGAGGTTAGTTGGGCAGCGTTCACTGACGGAGAAGAGAATGGACCTTATGTTCACCTGATGGGGAACCAAGGCGGTGTATCTATCCGAGACAGCGGAAGCCACTGGATGACTGAATGCTTCGATGATTCGGTCGATATACCGGTAGCAGGCGCAGAGGAGCGTGGAGACGAACGGCTAAATCTTGCTGAACATTTTCTACACTGTGTGCGTACGGGTTCAACCCCGATAACGGATGGAAGAAGCGGATTCGTTAACCAAACGATAATAGATGCCTTGTATCTGTCTTCGAAAACCGGCAAAGAAGTACAATTGGAGCTTTAA
- a CDS encoding ABC transporter substrate-binding protein, protein MKTKNAGTKFMALILTFSIILAGCGGNKNNSASESPSASPSGSPTASSGGEKSPADYKGEVTFWAWGDYESKLIPEFNKEYPNIKVNVVVVPNADYGKKLQTTIASKGNMPDVVLFESSVRGQFLTLDAWENLEKAPYNVNRADIVDFAIPLNENEKGEIVTLQEDATMAGIAYKRDLAKEYFGTDDPDEIEKMFTSWDDFIAKGKEVYAKSGGKVTLMDGILEGGFKLVSGEYTEPFVKDGKLNLESTFLPTYKTLEKMVANNTVGKYETWSAPWNASFSSNTVIFYACPTWFVPFGIKPNDKNGTGNYGLIRAPIGGYSWGGTSMSIPKEAKNKELAWQFVKWVTLSESGATAFKNLNNTATLYKPVFEREGFYTDKDPYFGGQDIMAKFTQLGKEAKVRPITKYDDAILSSNTVVMKMMMQGASAEKAYDALVKDVLKKAPELK, encoded by the coding sequence TTGAAAACAAAAAACGCAGGAACGAAGTTTATGGCACTTATTTTGACTTTTTCGATCATCTTGGCAGGATGCGGAGGCAACAAAAACAACTCTGCGAGTGAGAGTCCATCAGCTAGCCCGTCCGGCAGTCCTACTGCTTCTTCTGGCGGAGAGAAATCACCGGCGGATTACAAAGGCGAAGTTACGTTCTGGGCATGGGGCGACTACGAAAGCAAGCTCATTCCTGAGTTCAACAAAGAATATCCGAATATCAAAGTTAACGTAGTTGTTGTTCCTAATGCTGACTACGGCAAAAAGCTACAAACGACAATCGCTTCGAAGGGTAATATGCCGGACGTTGTTTTGTTCGAAAGCAGCGTACGTGGTCAATTCCTAACGCTTGATGCTTGGGAAAACCTCGAAAAGGCACCTTACAACGTTAACCGTGCGGACATCGTTGATTTCGCAATTCCACTCAACGAGAATGAAAAAGGCGAGATCGTAACGCTTCAGGAAGATGCAACAATGGCGGGAATTGCGTACAAGCGCGATCTTGCTAAAGAATATTTTGGCACAGACGATCCAGATGAAATCGAAAAGATGTTTACTTCATGGGACGATTTCATTGCAAAAGGTAAAGAGGTTTATGCAAAAAGCGGCGGTAAAGTTACATTGATGGATGGCATTTTGGAAGGCGGTTTCAAGCTTGTCAGCGGTGAGTACACTGAGCCGTTCGTTAAAGACGGTAAGCTAAATCTCGAATCCACATTCCTTCCAACGTACAAAACGCTTGAAAAAATGGTTGCAAACAACACTGTAGGTAAATACGAAACTTGGTCCGCTCCTTGGAATGCGAGCTTCTCGAGCAACACTGTTATTTTCTACGCGTGCCCTACTTGGTTTGTTCCGTTCGGTATCAAGCCTAACGACAAGAACGGAACGGGTAACTATGGTCTTATCCGCGCTCCAATTGGCGGCTACTCATGGGGTGGAACGAGCATGTCCATTCCGAAGGAAGCGAAGAACAAGGAATTGGCTTGGCAGTTCGTTAAATGGGTAACGTTGTCTGAAAGCGGAGCTACTGCATTCAAAAACTTAAACAATACAGCTACTCTGTACAAACCAGTATTTGAGCGTGAAGGCTTCTACACAGACAAAGATCCATACTTCGGTGGTCAGGACATTATGGCTAAGTTCACTCAGCTAGGTAAAGAAGCTAAAGTTCGTCCGATTACGAAATACGATGACGCCATCCTCTCCTCTAACACAGTTGTTATGAAGATGATGATGCAAGGAGCATCAGCTGAGAAAGCCTATGATGCACTCGTTAAGGATGTTCTGAAAAAAGCACCTGAACTGAAATAG